The following proteins come from a genomic window of Iamia sp. SCSIO 61187:
- a CDS encoding AI-2E family transporter, producing MRAPDWSPHPTVLRGTAYAACFVVVGVATWMVLVVLGRLGLALFPLGVALFATRALSIPAGWLRGRGWRPAPAAASTMVGALLVVAGIVAVIAPPMVEEFSDLGPTVDDGISEIEDWIVEDSPFDVTRQEVEEAEEEIVDRGREALASSEEEVTRGARAAVAGLAGLLLALILTFFALKDGPRFVAWMDEKTPEDKRTSVRAVAQASWDALGGYLRGAGLLGLVEAVVIGATMAIVGSGLVIPVMILTFAAAFVPIVGATVAGVIAVLVTLAAGGLVPALIVAVVAVLVQQLDNDLLAPWIYGKSLELHPATILVAITAGTALFGFVGTVLAVPLTATVVSSVIAVRDARAADHPKETAGEGPAPPAEPA from the coding sequence GTGCGAGCTCCCGACTGGTCCCCCCACCCGACGGTCCTGCGCGGGACGGCCTACGCCGCCTGCTTCGTCGTGGTCGGCGTGGCCACGTGGATGGTGCTGGTCGTGCTCGGCCGCCTGGGCCTCGCCCTGTTCCCGCTGGGCGTCGCCCTCTTCGCCACCCGTGCGCTGAGCATCCCCGCCGGCTGGCTGCGGGGTCGGGGCTGGCGGCCGGCGCCGGCTGCCGCCTCCACGATGGTCGGGGCCCTCCTCGTCGTCGCCGGGATCGTCGCCGTCATCGCCCCGCCCATGGTCGAGGAGTTCAGCGACCTGGGGCCCACCGTGGACGACGGGATCAGCGAGATCGAGGACTGGATCGTCGAGGACAGCCCGTTCGACGTGACCCGCCAGGAGGTCGAGGAGGCCGAGGAGGAGATCGTGGACCGCGGCCGCGAGGCCCTCGCGAGCTCCGAGGAGGAGGTCACCCGGGGGGCGAGGGCGGCCGTGGCCGGGCTGGCCGGGCTGCTCCTCGCCCTGATCCTCACCTTCTTCGCCCTCAAGGACGGGCCCCGCTTCGTCGCCTGGATGGACGAGAAGACACCCGAGGACAAGCGGACGTCGGTGCGCGCCGTGGCCCAGGCGTCGTGGGACGCCCTCGGTGGCTACCTGCGCGGCGCCGGCCTGCTCGGCCTGGTCGAGGCCGTGGTGATCGGAGCCACCATGGCCATCGTCGGCTCCGGCCTGGTCATCCCGGTGATGATCCTCACCTTCGCCGCCGCCTTCGTGCCCATCGTGGGTGCCACCGTGGCCGGGGTGATCGCCGTCCTCGTGACGCTGGCCGCCGGGGGCCTGGTGCCCGCCCTGATCGTCGCCGTCGTGGCCGTCCTGGTGCAGCAGCTCGACAACGACCTGCTGGCGCCGTGGATCTACGGCAAGTCGCTGGAGCTCCACCCGGCCACGATCCTGGTGGCGATCACCGCCGGCACGGCCCTGTTCGGGTTCGTGGGGACGGTGCTGGCCGTCCCGCTGACCGCCACCGTCGTCAGCTCGGTCATCGCCGTGCGCGACGCCCGCGCCGCCGACCATCCGAAGGAGACGGCAGGAGAGGGGCCGGCGCCGCCGGCCGAGCCGGCCTGA
- a CDS encoding bifunctional 2-polyprenyl-6-hydroxyphenol methylase/3-demethylubiquinol 3-O-methyltransferase UbiG, with amino-acid sequence MSRSGQSWEAAADTPVEERWNHNIHRHPLLLDALPDPCGRALDVGCGDGVLTWALADRAAEVVAVDVDAASVERTRALVAGREHVEVLRADVITADLAPASFDAVLAVAVVHHLGLRPGLARLASLVAPGGTLGVVGLARSRSGFDLAHDAVGAVATRVLRRRRGLWEVRAPTADGRDSYTEVLRVATLLLPGVRYRRHALFRYSLVWTRPEDWSPP; translated from the coding sequence GTGAGCCGCTCCGGCCAGTCGTGGGAGGCCGCCGCCGACACGCCCGTCGAGGAGCGGTGGAACCACAACATCCACCGGCACCCGCTCCTGCTCGATGCCCTGCCCGACCCCTGCGGGCGGGCTCTCGACGTCGGCTGCGGCGACGGGGTGCTGACCTGGGCACTGGCCGACCGGGCGGCCGAGGTGGTGGCCGTCGACGTCGACGCCGCGAGCGTCGAGCGGACCCGGGCGCTGGTGGCCGGGCGCGAGCACGTCGAGGTCCTCCGGGCCGACGTCATAACCGCGGACCTGGCACCCGCATCGTTCGACGCCGTGCTCGCCGTCGCCGTGGTCCACCACCTCGGGCTCCGACCCGGGTTGGCCCGCCTCGCCTCCCTGGTCGCCCCCGGGGGCACCCTCGGCGTGGTGGGCCTGGCCCGATCCCGCTCCGGGTTCGACCTGGCCCACGACGCCGTGGGCGCGGTGGCGACGCGGGTCCTCCGTCGCCGCCGCGGGCTGTGGGAGGTGCGGGCGCCCACCGCCGACGGGCGCGACTCCTACACCGAGGTGCTGCGGGTCGCGACCCTGCTGCTCCCCGGCGTGCGCTACCGACGTCACGCCCTGTTCCGGTACTCGCTCGTCTGGACCCGCCCCGAGGACTGGTCGCCACCGTGA
- a CDS encoding VOC family protein: protein MAIHHLQIWVPDLGRAERSWGWLLDELGFVLTRTWVHGRVWRKHGTGIVIEQSPDMVPGMLHSRLRPGMNHVAFHVDDAASLEALVAAAPGHGWTSLEGDRHPLPSGSTTAYIEDADGFEVELVAPEAASG from the coding sequence GTGGCCATCCACCACCTGCAGATCTGGGTCCCCGACCTGGGACGGGCCGAGCGCTCGTGGGGCTGGCTGCTCGACGAGCTCGGGTTCGTCCTCACCCGGACCTGGGTCCACGGCCGGGTGTGGCGCAAGCACGGGACCGGGATCGTCATCGAGCAGTCGCCCGACATGGTGCCGGGGATGCTGCACTCGCGGCTGCGCCCGGGGATGAACCACGTGGCCTTCCACGTCGACGACGCCGCCAGCCTGGAGGCCCTCGTGGCCGCCGCCCCCGGCCACGGGTGGACCTCGCTCGAGGGCGACCGCCACCCGCTCCCGTCGGGGTCCACCACCGCCTACATCGAGGACGCCGACGGCTTCGAGGTCGAGCTGGTGGCGCCCGAGGCCGCGTCCGGGTGA